In one window of Pseudooceanicola aestuarii DNA:
- a CDS encoding creatininase family protein, whose protein sequence is MRITDSNWFEVEDYLKTDDRCVLPLGSTEQHAYLSLSVDSILSEKVASDAAEPLGVPVFPAVAYGLTPYFMGFPGSVSLKLATYAALLRDILDSLYATGFRRVLIVNGHGGNSPVQPVTMEWMESNAGARCRFHDWWRAPKTWACVQEIDPVASHASWMENFPWTRLPGRELPQEKKPFVPFDKLRDRNAAGVRALIGDGNYGGHYQRPDADTDRLWSVAVEETRAQLEGDWA, encoded by the coding sequence GTGAGGATCACCGACAGCAACTGGTTCGAGGTCGAAGACTACCTGAAAACGGATGACCGCTGTGTTCTGCCGCTGGGCAGTACCGAACAGCATGCCTACCTCAGCCTTTCAGTGGATTCGATCCTGTCGGAGAAGGTCGCATCGGATGCAGCCGAACCGCTGGGCGTGCCGGTGTTTCCGGCGGTGGCCTATGGGTTGACCCCATATTTCATGGGCTTTCCCGGTTCCGTCTCACTGAAGTTGGCGACCTATGCGGCGCTGCTGCGCGATATTCTGGACAGCCTCTATGCAACCGGGTTCCGCCGCGTGCTGATCGTCAACGGCCATGGCGGGAACAGTCCGGTGCAGCCCGTCACGATGGAATGGATGGAGTCCAATGCCGGTGCCCGCTGCCGGTTCCACGATTGGTGGCGCGCGCCGAAGACATGGGCCTGCGTGCAGGAGATCGACCCGGTCGCCTCTCATGCCAGCTGGATGGAGAACTTTCCCTGGACGCGTCTGCCGGGCCGGGAGCTGCCGCAGGAAAAGAAGCCCTTTGTCCCCTTCGACAAGCTGCGCGACCGCAACGCCGCCGGGGTGCGCGCCCTGATCGGGGACGGCAATTACGGCGGCCATTACCAGCGGCCCGACGCCGATACCGATCGGCTGTGGTCCGTCGCGGTCGAGGAGACCCGCGCCCAGCTGGAAGGCGATTGGGCATGA
- a CDS encoding ketopantoate reductase family protein → MTAANAAAAPGTADSPILIWGAGAIGGILGAAFQRAGHVVHMVDIVADHVAAMRTTGLRIEGPVDEMTEVLPSFTPEEVTGTYDCIILAVKAHHTPEALEMLMPHLAPDGFVVSAQNGLNERVIADRIGADRTLGCFVNFGADWLEPGRILYGNRAAVAIGELDGQITDRARHIHALFSIVEPDAALTDNIWGYLWGKMGYGALLFCTALTPDSMSDAMERPDHRPAYVKLGQEVMRLADAEGVAPLGFNGFDPVAFRTGDMAGITRAMDRMIAHNRKTAKTHSGIWRDLAVRKRRTEVDAQIGVMVTLGQARGLDVRALARMVDLIHDIEEGRRPQSVDVVHELLPICS, encoded by the coding sequence ATGACGGCGGCCAACGCAGCCGCAGCGCCGGGCACGGCGGACAGCCCCATCCTGATCTGGGGCGCCGGGGCCATCGGCGGCATTCTGGGCGCGGCGTTCCAGCGTGCGGGCCACGTGGTGCATATGGTGGATATCGTGGCCGATCACGTCGCCGCGATGCGCACCACCGGCCTGCGGATCGAGGGTCCGGTGGACGAGATGACAGAGGTTCTGCCGTCATTCACCCCCGAGGAAGTGACCGGCACCTACGATTGCATCATTCTGGCGGTGAAGGCGCATCACACGCCCGAGGCGCTGGAGATGCTGATGCCGCATCTGGCGCCGGACGGGTTCGTCGTCTCTGCGCAGAACGGGTTGAACGAACGGGTGATCGCGGATCGTATCGGCGCCGACCGCACGTTGGGCTGCTTTGTCAATTTCGGCGCCGACTGGCTGGAGCCGGGGCGGATTCTCTACGGCAACCGCGCCGCCGTCGCCATCGGAGAGCTGGACGGCCAGATCACCGACCGCGCCCGTCACATCCATGCGCTGTTTTCCATCGTGGAACCGGATGCGGCGCTGACGGACAATATCTGGGGCTACCTCTGGGGCAAGATGGGCTATGGCGCGCTGCTGTTCTGCACCGCCCTGACCCCTGACAGCATGTCCGACGCGATGGAGCGGCCAGACCATCGTCCGGCCTATGTCAAGCTGGGGCAGGAGGTCATGCGGCTGGCCGATGCCGAAGGGGTCGCGCCGCTGGGGTTCAACGGCTTCGATCCGGTGGCCTTTCGTACCGGCGACATGGCCGGGATCACCCGCGCCATGGACAGGATGATTGCCCATAACCGCAAGACCGCGAAAACCCATTCCGGCATCTGGCGTGACCTTGCGGTGCGCAAGCGCCGGACCGAGGTGGACGCCCAGATCGGCGTGATGGTCACGCTGGGACAGGCGCGCGGGCTGGATGTGCGGGCGCTGGCGCGGATGGTCGATCTGATCCACGACATCGAAGAAGGCCGACGCCCGCAGTCGGTTGATGTGGTGCATGAGCTTTTGCCGATATGCAGCTGA
- a CDS encoding SDR family NAD(P)-dependent oxidoreductase, with amino-acid sequence MQLNFDGKTAIVTGAAQGIGAAIARRLAASGAQVAAVDIDAAGMEPLGAEGMTLHPADLGSRDGAQAAIADVIATHGRADILVTSAGGVRGQTGRPLEEIDEAGWQAIFQANVDAAMWCAQAVAPGMRDRGAGRIVTISSGAGLRPSLTGIQAYAAAKHALVGLTRQLALELGPAGITVNSVAPGFVLSNPSTERQWQAFGAAKQQSVLNGIHMRRLGRADDIADAVAFLASDQAEWISGQILSVDGGHA; translated from the coding sequence ATGCAGCTGAATTTCGACGGAAAAACCGCAATTGTCACTGGTGCGGCCCAAGGCATCGGCGCGGCCATCGCACGGCGGCTTGCCGCCTCGGGCGCGCAGGTGGCAGCGGTGGATATCGACGCGGCCGGGATGGAGCCGCTGGGTGCGGAGGGCATGACCCTGCACCCCGCCGACCTGGGCAGCCGCGACGGCGCGCAGGCCGCCATCGCCGATGTCATCGCGACCCATGGCCGGGCCGACATCCTGGTCACATCGGCCGGCGGGGTCCGCGGCCAGACGGGCCGCCCGTTGGAGGAAATCGACGAAGCCGGTTGGCAGGCGATCTTCCAGGCCAATGTCGATGCCGCCATGTGGTGCGCACAGGCGGTGGCGCCGGGGATGCGCGACCGGGGGGCGGGGCGGATTGTCACCATCTCCTCCGGCGCGGGGCTGCGGCCTTCGCTGACCGGGATACAAGCCTACGCGGCGGCCAAGCACGCGCTGGTCGGACTGACCCGGCAACTGGCGCTGGAACTGGGACCGGCGGGGATCACGGTGAATTCCGTGGCGCCGGGCTTCGTGCTGTCGAACCCCTCCACCGAACGGCAATGGCAGGCGTTCGGGGCCGCGAAACAGCAATCTGTCCTGAACGGCATTCATATGCGCCGGCTCGGGCGGGCCGACGATATCGCCGATGCGGTGGCCTTTCTGGCCTCCGACCAGGCGGAATGGATCAGCGGGCAGATCCTGTCCGTGGACGGGGGGCATGCGTGA
- a CDS encoding polysaccharide deacetylase family protein, with translation MDVTGKPHEWDEKTWRGLVGQVRAGRNLLPDRWPGGARCAVALSFDSDHETNELRDGGASIGRLSWGEYGARRGIPRIRRVLDRHGVKASFFVPAVAALLHPEEQRSLAEQGHEIALHGWIHERNTDVPPQAERELMLRAADVLENITGQRPVGMRTPSWDYSPATLKIARELGLEYDSSLFADDDPYEILDAGEETGIVELPVEWIRDDAVYFMMNRFGAQRPYTAPTDVLDIFRREFDGARNEGGLFLLTMHPHITGYRSRIFILDELLDHIRSTGDCWIATHAEIARYCAEQAGLKGRT, from the coding sequence ATGGATGTGACGGGCAAGCCGCATGAATGGGATGAAAAGACGTGGCGCGGGCTGGTGGGCCAGGTGCGCGCCGGGCGCAATCTGCTGCCTGACCGCTGGCCGGGAGGTGCGCGCTGTGCCGTGGCGCTGAGCTTTGACAGCGATCACGAGACGAATGAACTGCGCGACGGCGGCGCCTCCATCGGGCGGCTCAGCTGGGGGGAATACGGCGCCCGGCGTGGCATCCCGCGTATCCGTCGCGTGCTGGACCGCCATGGGGTCAAGGCCAGTTTCTTTGTCCCCGCCGTTGCCGCCCTGTTGCATCCCGAGGAACAGCGCAGCCTGGCGGAGCAGGGCCACGAGATCGCCCTGCACGGCTGGATCCACGAGCGCAACACCGACGTCCCGCCCCAGGCGGAGCGGGAGCTGATGCTGCGCGCCGCCGATGTGCTGGAAAACATCACCGGCCAGCGCCCTGTGGGGATGCGTACCCCGTCCTGGGATTATTCGCCCGCCACGCTGAAGATCGCGCGAGAGCTGGGGCTGGAATACGACAGCTCGCTGTTCGCCGACGACGATCCCTACGAGATTCTGGATGCGGGCGAGGAAACGGGCATCGTGGAATTGCCGGTGGAATGGATCCGCGACGATGCGGTCTATTTCATGATGAACCGCTTTGGCGCGCAGCGGCCCTATACGGCGCCGACCGATGTGCTGGACATTTTCCGCCGTGAATTCGATGGTGCCCGGAACGAGGGCGGGCTTTTCCTGCTGACGATGCATCCGCATATCACGGGCTACCGGTCCCGCATCTTCATCCTGGACGAATTGCTGGATCACATCCGCTCCACCGGCGATTGCTGGATCGCCACCCATGCAGAGATCGCCCGCTACTGCGCCGAACAGGCCGGGCTGAAAGGACGCACATGA
- a CDS encoding isoaspartyl peptidase/L-asparaginase family protein — protein sequence MTTYSLAIHGGAGTILKSKMTDAQEAEYHAGLARALEAGEAVLRQGGTAMDAVTAAVCQLEDEPLFNAGRGAVFTTEGQQEMDACIMDGRDRATGAVAGIFGPKNPIRAARAVMETTSHVCLIGPNALEIARAAGLDFCDPDYFFTQSRWDALQQTLEMRARGEESDDPARRHGTVGAVARDRDGNLAAATSTGGMTAKLPGRVGDTPMPGAGTFADNATCAVSGTGHGEVFIKYTAGAEIAARMRHAGQSLAEAADHVVMRDLGAHDGSGGVIAVDGDGTLVLPFNCEGMYRAHVREGSDPVTAIYRD from the coding sequence ATGACCACCTATTCCCTTGCCATCCACGGCGGCGCCGGCACCATTCTGAAGTCGAAGATGACCGACGCACAGGAGGCCGAATACCATGCCGGTCTGGCCCGCGCGCTGGAGGCGGGCGAGGCGGTGCTGCGTCAGGGCGGCACGGCCATGGATGCGGTGACAGCGGCGGTCTGCCAGCTGGAGGACGAACCGCTGTTCAACGCCGGGCGCGGCGCGGTCTTCACCACCGAAGGACAGCAGGAGATGGACGCCTGCATCATGGACGGCCGGGACCGCGCCACCGGCGCCGTGGCGGGGATCTTCGGGCCGAAAAACCCGATCCGCGCCGCGCGTGCCGTGATGGAGACGACCTCGCATGTCTGTCTGATCGGTCCCAACGCATTGGAAATCGCGCGGGCGGCCGGGCTGGATTTCTGCGATCCCGACTACTTCTTCACCCAATCCCGCTGGGACGCCTTGCAGCAGACGCTGGAGATGCGCGCCCGTGGCGAGGAAAGCGACGATCCCGCCCGCCGGCACGGCACTGTCGGCGCGGTGGCGCGCGACCGCGACGGCAACCTGGCCGCCGCGACATCCACCGGGGGGATGACGGCGAAACTGCCGGGCCGGGTGGGCGATACGCCGATGCCCGGCGCGGGCACCTTTGCCGACAATGCGACCTGCGCGGTCTCCGGTACGGGCCATGGCGAGGTGTTCATCAAGTACACCGCCGGGGCGGAAATCGCCGCGCGGATGCGCCATGCGGGGCAAAGCCTGGCAGAGGCGGCCGATCACGTCGTGATGCGCGACCTGGGTGCGCATGACGGCTCGGGCGGGGTGATTGCGGTGGATGGCGACGGCACGCTGGTGCTGCCGTTCAATTGCGAGGGCATGTACCGTGCCCATGTCCGCGAAGGTTCGGACCCGGTGACGGCGATCTACCGCGACTGA
- a CDS encoding M20/M25/M40 family metallo-hydrolase yields MTDLQPVLDHIDARSDEYVRRVMDYVSHPSISAQNIGIRDVCNLLLDMLGKLGMQPEAIETPGHPFVLARYDVSPDKPTILLYGHYDVQPPEPLELWTSDPFTPEIRDGRIWARGIGDNKGQHFAQILALEAHLAVHGTLPCNVIFLLEGEEEIGSPQIADFIRAHKDRLACDLVVTADGPLHSSGAPVLTYGVRGVVAFELHARTAGRDAHSGNYGGVMPNAIWTLVHLLSTMKTPEGEITIDGLHDPIIPPTNAEIAAMADLPLDVEDLMQDMGMHRLDAPADRPFWERLMFRPTLTINGLHGGYGGAGGKTVLPAEAIAKCDIRLVEAMTPDQVIACVRDHVARHAPEGDVEVVASEGMLPSKTPFDAKWGPVIQASIQAARGQKPLVYPCVGGSLPDYVFTKILGVPAYVTPYANADEANHAPNENMEVALFLQGIRSGAALLDHIGRA; encoded by the coding sequence ATGACCGATCTGCAACCCGTTCTCGACCATATCGATGCCCGCTCTGACGAATATGTGCGGCGGGTGATGGACTACGTCAGCCATCCCTCCATCTCGGCGCAGAACATCGGCATCCGCGATGTCTGCAACCTGCTGCTGGACATGCTGGGCAAGCTGGGGATGCAGCCCGAGGCGATCGAGACGCCGGGCCATCCCTTCGTGCTGGCGCGCTACGACGTGTCGCCGGACAAGCCGACGATCCTGCTTTATGGCCATTACGACGTGCAGCCACCCGAACCGCTGGAGCTGTGGACATCCGATCCCTTCACCCCCGAGATCCGCGATGGCCGGATCTGGGCGCGCGGCATCGGCGACAACAAGGGCCAGCATTTCGCCCAGATCCTGGCATTGGAAGCGCATCTGGCCGTGCATGGCACCCTGCCCTGCAACGTGATCTTCCTGTTGGAAGGCGAGGAAGAGATCGGATCGCCCCAGATCGCCGATTTCATCCGGGCCCACAAGGACCGGCTGGCCTGCGATCTGGTGGTGACGGCCGATGGCCCGCTGCATTCCTCCGGCGCGCCGGTGCTGACCTACGGGGTGCGCGGCGTCGTGGCCTTTGAACTGCACGCCCGAACCGCCGGGCGCGATGCGCATTCGGGCAATTACGGCGGGGTGATGCCCAATGCGATCTGGACACTGGTGCACCTGCTGTCCACCATGAAGACCCCGGAGGGCGAGATCACGATCGACGGGCTGCACGATCCGATCATCCCCCCCACGAATGCCGAGATCGCCGCCATGGCCGATCTGCCGCTGGACGTGGAGGATCTGATGCAGGACATGGGCATGCACCGGCTGGACGCCCCCGCCGACCGCCCGTTCTGGGAACGGCTGATGTTCCGCCCCACCCTGACGATCAACGGGCTGCATGGCGGTTATGGCGGCGCGGGGGGCAAGACTGTCCTGCCCGCCGAGGCGATCGCCAAATGCGACATCCGCCTGGTGGAGGCGATGACTCCCGATCAGGTGATCGCCTGCGTGCGCGATCACGTGGCCCGTCATGCGCCCGAAGGCGACGTGGAGGTGGTGGCCTCCGAAGGGATGCTCCCCTCAAAGACGCCGTTCGATGCGAAATGGGGGCCGGTCATTCAGGCCTCCATCCAGGCGGCACGGGGGCAGAAACCGCTGGTCTATCCCTGCGTCGGGGGCTCCCTGCCCGATTACGTCTTTACCAAGATCCTCGGCGTGCCCGCCTATGTGACCCCCTATGCCAACGCGGACGAGGCGAACCACGCCCCGAACGAGAACATGGAGGTGGCGCTCTTCCTTCAGGGCATCCGCAGCGGGGCTGCCCTGCTGGACCACATCGGCCGCGCCTGA
- a CDS encoding hydantoinase/oxoprolinase family protein, which translates to MALDTSVSALAIAVDIGGTFTDIALVDHATGQTWRAKTPSTPADPSEGFLNGIRLALEEAGRPASDLAQVLHGTTVATNMILEGKGAKTALVTTAGFRHVLGIGRQDIPRKANLYTWIKPEPPVPAEHVVEITERIGAGGVVITPLDEDSVRAAAARIARMGVEAVAVSLLHAFANADHERRVAQILAEELPDLAITISTDVLPVSREYERSLTTVLNATVMPGVTRYVARLEQRLAEEGTQTPLMLMQSNGGVAGAPKIRVAPALTALSGPAAGVVGARAVARACGIDDLITVDIGGTSADICLIKGGEIGLTQAGSVGDWPLALPMVDMITIGAGGGSLARVKDGALAVGPESAGARPGPASYGHGGTEPTVTDAHVALGQLPASLLGGRMKLDVAAARRAVGDLAQVLGLDLETAARGILAIADNHMVGAMRVVSVERGHDPRDFALVPFGGAGPLHGCALADLLGLTRVLLAPAPGVLCADGLLAADLRAEFSRAMARPGPMRPEEALPLVAELTEAADRWFTAEDVAPEARMVLPVALMRFAGQGGELAVPFADTREALERNFRSAHQALYGFVLEAQVELVTLRIEATGLARTPAPAQLDPGPAPSPSEHVSVQLADGPAEVPVLDRAAFGAGASVTGPAILTQLDTTTFLAPGWTATAHPSGAMILTRDTAA; encoded by the coding sequence ATGGCGCTCGACACCTCCGTCTCCGCCCTGGCCATCGCCGTGGACATCGGCGGCACCTTTACCGACATCGCGCTGGTGGATCACGCCACCGGCCAGACCTGGCGGGCCAAGACGCCCTCGACCCCGGCGGATCCCTCCGAAGGGTTCCTGAACGGCATCCGCCTGGCCCTGGAAGAGGCCGGCCGCCCCGCCTCGGATCTGGCACAGGTGCTGCATGGCACCACCGTGGCCACCAACATGATCCTTGAGGGCAAGGGGGCGAAAACCGCGCTGGTGACCACCGCGGGCTTTCGCCACGTGCTGGGGATCGGGCGGCAGGACATCCCGCGCAAGGCCAACCTCTATACCTGGATAAAGCCCGAGCCGCCGGTGCCCGCCGAACATGTGGTGGAGATCACCGAACGGATCGGCGCCGGGGGTGTGGTGATCACCCCGCTGGACGAGGACAGCGTGCGTGCCGCCGCCGCCCGCATCGCCCGCATGGGGGTCGAGGCGGTGGCCGTCTCGCTGCTGCACGCCTTTGCCAATGCCGATCACGAACGCCGTGTGGCGCAGATCCTGGCAGAGGAACTGCCGGATCTGGCGATCACCATTTCCACCGATGTGCTGCCCGTGTCGCGGGAATACGAACGCTCTCTCACCACGGTGCTGAACGCCACGGTGATGCCCGGTGTCACCCGCTATGTCGCGCGGCTGGAACAGCGGCTGGCCGAGGAAGGGACGCAAACGCCCCTGATGCTGATGCAGTCCAACGGCGGCGTCGCCGGCGCGCCCAAGATCCGCGTCGCGCCCGCCCTGACCGCCCTGTCCGGCCCCGCCGCCGGGGTGGTGGGCGCCCGCGCCGTGGCCCGCGCCTGCGGGATCGATGATCTGATTACCGTGGATATCGGCGGCACCTCGGCCGACATCTGCCTGATCAAGGGCGGCGAGATCGGCCTGACCCAGGCCGGAAGCGTCGGCGATTGGCCCCTGGCCCTGCCGATGGTGGACATGATCACCATCGGCGCCGGGGGCGGATCGCTGGCGCGGGTCAAGGACGGCGCCCTGGCCGTCGGTCCGGAAAGCGCGGGCGCCCGGCCCGGCCCGGCCTCCTATGGCCATGGCGGGACCGAACCCACGGTGACCGATGCCCATGTCGCCCTGGGCCAGCTGCCCGCCAGCCTGCTGGGCGGGCGGATGAAACTGGACGTGGCCGCCGCCCGCCGCGCGGTTGGCGATCTGGCGCAGGTGCTGGGGCTGGATCTGGAAACCGCAGCACGCGGGATCCTGGCCATTGCCGACAACCACATGGTTGGCGCGATGCGCGTCGTGTCGGTCGAACGGGGGCATGATCCGCGCGATTTCGCACTGGTCCCCTTTGGCGGGGCGGGGCCGCTGCATGGCTGCGCGCTGGCTGATCTTCTGGGTCTGACCCGGGTGCTGCTGGCCCCCGCGCCCGGTGTGCTCTGCGCCGACGGTCTGCTGGCTGCGGATCTGCGGGCCGAGTTCTCCCGCGCCATGGCCCGCCCCGGCCCGATGCGCCCCGAAGAGGCCCTGCCCCTGGTGGCCGAGCTGACCGAAGCCGCCGACCGCTGGTTCACCGCCGAGGATGTCGCCCCCGAGGCACGGATGGTCCTGCCCGTGGCGCTGATGCGCTTTGCCGGTCAGGGCGGCGAGCTGGCCGTGCCCTTCGCCGACACCCGCGAAGCGCTCGAACGGAATTTCCGCAGCGCGCATCAGGCGCTTTACGGCTTTGTTCTGGAGGCCCAGGTTGAACTGGTCACCCTTCGGATCGAGGCGACGGGCCTGGCCCGGACCCCGGCGCCCGCCCAGCTGGACCCTGGCCCCGCCCCGTCGCCCAGCGAACATGTCAGCGTGCAGCTGGCCGATGGCCCCGCCGAGGTGCCCGTGCTGGACCGCGCCGCCTTTGGCGCCGGGGCCAGCGTCACCGGTCCCGCCATCCTGACCCAGCTGGACACCACCACCTTCCTTGCGCCCGGATGGACCGCCACGGCCCATCCCTCGGGTGCGATGATCCTGACCAGGGACACTGCCGCATGA
- a CDS encoding hydantoinase B/oxoprolinase family protein, whose protein sequence is MPRDKHTQTLCDPVTLEIIRGAIMAAQREMEALIERTAISAFIREKKDFYTALFDGNGTMAVGSMVPIFGDLTSPVFEHFPREEMKPGDLYWYNDCYGSRGAVTHSNDQVLLAPVFANGTLSAFVMSWAHFADIGGLMPGSISPDATSIYQEGIIVPPTKLIDAGVTNESALAIFHRNSRYPEQSIGDMSALMASVNLGVARMAEVVERHGTDVFADALSQLLDRTRSLVRRRMAETFDYGTHRFADTIDTDGHGNGPFALRFAITRERDADGGDRFIFDATESDDQAPGPVNLIMNPAVPGMALGLYYLGGDPAQVCNAGGPLSFDEVRLREGSIVQPKFPAPLGMRGLTMMRMLAVLNGLVNVAGGGAPAAHSAYVITMMRGTYRDAENTVVPFLLADGIGVGYGARDFADGIDAVYFVAQENYPVEFLEAGYPYRLRQYGVVPDSGGPGRWRGGTGIIREYEILADEVTMAVRIDGVKNPPWGYAGGMCGGTGRAMLNPGTPQEFTLDPLSDGTRMKKGDILRIETGGGGGNGHPHDRPAETVLKDVLGGFVTAEAARVHYGVVITDETLDIAATEALRADRPAVLPFHRNTYREELL, encoded by the coding sequence ATGCCCCGAGACAAACATACACAAACGCTTTGCGATCCCGTCACGCTGGAAATCATCCGGGGCGCCATCATGGCCGCCCAACGGGAGATGGAGGCGCTGATCGAGCGCACGGCCATTTCGGCCTTCATCCGCGAGAAGAAGGATTTCTATACCGCCCTGTTCGATGGCAACGGCACGATGGCGGTGGGCTCCATGGTGCCGATCTTCGGCGATCTGACCTCTCCCGTCTTCGAGCATTTCCCGCGCGAGGAGATGAAGCCGGGCGATCTGTACTGGTACAACGATTGCTACGGCTCCAGGGGGGCGGTGACCCATTCCAACGATCAGGTCCTGCTGGCCCCCGTCTTTGCCAACGGCACCCTGTCGGCCTTTGTCATGTCCTGGGCGCATTTCGCGGATATCGGCGGGCTGATGCCCGGATCCATCAGCCCCGATGCGACCTCGATCTACCAGGAGGGGATCATCGTCCCCCCGACCAAGCTGATCGATGCCGGCGTCACCAACGAAAGCGCGCTGGCGATCTTTCACCGCAATTCCCGCTATCCGGAACAAAGCATCGGTGACATGTCGGCGCTGATGGCCTCGGTCAATCTGGGTGTGGCCCGCATGGCCGAGGTGGTGGAGCGGCACGGAACCGATGTCTTTGCAGACGCGCTGTCACAGCTGCTGGACCGGACCCGCAGTCTGGTGCGCCGCCGCATGGCGGAAACCTTCGACTACGGCACCCACCGCTTTGCCGACACGATCGACACCGACGGCCATGGCAACGGCCCCTTTGCCCTGCGCTTTGCCATCACGCGCGAGCGCGATGCCGATGGCGGGGACCGGTTCATCTTCGACGCCACCGAAAGTGACGATCAGGCCCCCGGCCCGGTCAACCTGATCATGAACCCGGCCGTGCCCGGCATGGCCCTGGGCCTGTACTATCTGGGCGGCGATCCCGCGCAGGTCTGCAATGCCGGCGGCCCGCTGAGTTTCGACGAGGTGCGGCTGCGCGAAGGATCGATCGTGCAGCCGAAATTCCCCGCCCCGCTGGGGATGCGCGGACTGACGATGATGCGGATGCTGGCGGTGCTGAACGGGCTGGTGAACGTGGCCGGGGGCGGCGCACCGGCGGCGCATTCGGCCTATGTGATCACCATGATGCGCGGCACCTACCGCGATGCGGAGAATACCGTGGTCCCGTTCCTGCTGGCCGACGGAATCGGCGTGGGCTACGGCGCGCGCGACTTCGCCGACGGGATCGACGCGGTCTATTTCGTCGCGCAGGAGAACTATCCGGTCGAATTCCTGGAAGCCGGCTACCCCTATCGTCTGCGTCAGTACGGCGTCGTGCCCGATTCCGGCGGACCGGGGCGCTGGCGCGGTGGCACGGGCATCATCCGCGAATACGAGATCCTGGCCGACGAGGTCACGATGGCCGTGCGCATCGACGGGGTGAAGAACCCGCCCTGGGGCTATGCCGGCGGCATGTGCGGCGGGACGGGCCGCGCCATGCTGAACCCCGGCACGCCGCAGGAATTCACGCTGGACCCCCTGTCGGACGGCACCCGGATGAAAAAGGGCGATATCCTGCGCATCGAAACCGGCGGCGGCGGCGGCAACGGCCATCCGCATGACCGGCCTGCCGAAACCGTGCTGAAGGATGTGCTGGGCGGCTTTGTCACCGCCGAAGCCGCGCGGGTGCATTACGGCGTCGTCATCACCGACGAAACGCTGGACATCGCCGCCACCGAGGCGCTGCGCGCCGACCGGCCCGCTGTCCTGCCCTTCCACCGCAACACCTACCGAGAGGAGCTTCTGTGA
- a CDS encoding NADPH:quinone reductase — protein MRALLYTRTGPATEVLHLADRPLPRPGPGAVRVRVAASGVNPHDTKSRSGWSGREVPPGGVIPHSDGAGVIDAVGTGVESARIGERVFVLGAPHGAGTAADHVVVPSLQAPPLPPTFSMAEGACIGVPAYTAWLAVLADGPVAGQLVVVQGGGGAVGRIAVELARLSGATVLATGRSEQSRAVAAARGAHHVLPAGDATALRDMVARLGDGRGAARIVEVDFAANRALDAALLAPHGTLAAYSCSSDRTPPLDYYAFARKAARLSFVQGNDLTPAELAGATACLTRHFAAGQLRPDIAATHPLDRAARAHEAVERGAPANIVVTID, from the coding sequence ATGCGCGCCCTGCTGTATACCCGCACCGGCCCGGCGACAGAGGTTCTGCATCTGGCCGACCGCCCCCTGCCCCGGCCCGGACCGGGCGCGGTGCGGGTGCGGGTGGCGGCCTCGGGCGTGAATCCGCATGACACGAAATCCCGATCCGGCTGGTCCGGGCGGGAGGTGCCGCCGGGCGGGGTGATCCCGCATAGCGACGGCGCCGGGGTGATCGATGCGGTGGGCACCGGAGTGGAATCCGCGCGGATCGGTGAACGGGTCTTTGTCCTGGGGGCACCCCATGGCGCGGGCACGGCGGCGGATCATGTGGTCGTGCCCTCCCTGCAGGCGCCCCCGCTGCCCCCCACCTTTTCGATGGCCGAGGGCGCCTGCATCGGCGTGCCCGCCTATACCGCCTGGCTGGCCGTGCTGGCCGACGGGCCGGTGGCGGGCCAGCTGGTCGTGGTGCAGGGCGGCGGCGGCGCTGTGGGGCGCATCGCGGTCGAGCTGGCGCGCCTGTCGGGCGCCACGGTGCTGGCCACCGGACGCAGCGAACAATCCCGCGCCGTGGCTGCCGCGCGCGGGGCCCATCACGTCCTGCCTGCCGGGGACGCAACCGCCCTGCGGGACATGGTGGCCCGGCTGGGCGACGGGCGCGGCGCCGCCCGCATCGTCGAGGTCGATTTCGCCGCCAACCGGGCGCTGGATGCCGCCCTGCTGGCCCCGCATGGCACGCTGGCGGCCTATTCCTGCTCGTCCGACCGCACGCCGCCGCTGGATTACTATGCCTTCGCGCGCAAGGCCGCGCGGCTGAGCTTTGTGCAGGGCAACGATCTGACCCCCGCCGAACTGGCCGGCGCCACCGCCTGCCTGACCCGCCATTTCGCCGCCGGGCAGCTGCGCCCGGACATCGCCGCGACCCATCCGCTTGATCGGGCCGCCCGCGCCCACGAAGCCGTGGAACGGGGCGCCCCCGCCAACATCGTCGTCACAATCGACTGA